Proteins from one Leptonema illini DSM 21528 genomic window:
- a CDS encoding IS5-like element ISLil2 family transposase codes for MARKKAETQTEAKEKTRYRVKNWREYNQALVNRGSLTVWISDDISTTWAAEYRHRGRGHQPVYSDQAIEFMLTLRGLFKFPLRQTTGFVRSLFTMLKLDLQVPDYSQVCRRQAGIKMKPINASKAMKKGVDLVMDSTGLKVYGDGEWMTRKHGPSKRRTWRKLHIGIDVNSGEIVYAELTSNNEDSGDSKEAVKAMRDLISSGVKIKSFRGDGAYDTHAVYNTARINGINVIVPPREHAVTLDEKYSNAERFKISWQRDDTIRAVREKTRAAWKKESDYHKRSLVEMTFFRYKTVFGERMAARNFPNQQAEVLLRSRLLNKLNQLGKPVSVPIKT; via the coding sequence ATGGCCCGGAAAAAAGCTGAAACACAGACCGAAGCAAAAGAGAAAACACGTTATCGTGTAAAGAACTGGCGGGAATATAACCAGGCCCTCGTGAACCGGGGAAGCCTGACCGTATGGATCTCAGATGATATCAGCACGACCTGGGCAGCGGAATACCGTCATAGAGGACGCGGCCATCAGCCTGTTTATTCGGACCAGGCAATTGAGTTCATGCTGACTCTCCGGGGCCTGTTCAAATTCCCTCTTCGCCAGACCACCGGTTTTGTAAGGTCGCTATTCACGATGCTAAAGCTGGATCTGCAAGTGCCCGATTATTCACAGGTTTGCAGAAGACAGGCGGGGATCAAGATGAAGCCGATCAATGCCTCAAAGGCTATGAAAAAAGGCGTGGATCTGGTTATGGATTCGACGGGGCTGAAAGTCTATGGCGACGGTGAATGGATGACCAGAAAGCATGGTCCCTCAAAACGTCGTACGTGGCGAAAACTGCATATCGGAATCGACGTTAATTCCGGCGAGATAGTTTATGCCGAGTTAACAAGCAATAATGAGGATAGCGGCGACAGCAAAGAAGCGGTAAAGGCGATGCGAGATTTGATTTCGTCAGGCGTGAAAATAAAGTCGTTCAGGGGCGACGGAGCCTATGATACTCATGCTGTTTACAATACCGCCCGCATCAACGGAATCAATGTGATCGTTCCACCCCGCGAACATGCAGTGACGCTCGATGAAAAGTATTCAAATGCGGAAAGGTTCAAGATATCCTGGCAGAGGGATGATACTATCAGGGCTGTGAGAGAGAAGACCCGAGCAGCATGGAAGAAGGAAAGCGACTATCATAAGCGATCACTCGTAGAAATGACTTTCTTTCGTTACAAAACAGTATTCGGAGAAAGGATGGCCGCTCGTAATTTCCCAAACCAGCAAGCCGAAGTTCTCTTGAGAAGCCGGTTGTTGAACAAGCTCAATCAGCTCGGCAAGCCCGTTTCTGTTCCGATAAAAACCTGA
- a CDS encoding NUDIX hydrolase, translating to MKYCSICGGPLEVRVPDGDTMERYVCPSCGEIHYQNPRMIVGCLPVWNEKILLCKRAIEPRYGKWTIPAGFMELGERVEEGAMRETHEEANARVEILRLQTVYSIPHINQVYLLFLARLLDLDFHPGTETLETRLFLHDEIPWDEIAFSAVQFSLHSYLEDVARPDQATTHVGFFDSCPPGVSDPTRSDARR from the coding sequence ATGAAATACTGTAGCATCTGTGGAGGACCGCTTGAAGTCCGGGTGCCCGACGGCGACACCATGGAGCGGTATGTCTGCCCCTCTTGCGGAGAGATCCACTACCAGAATCCGCGCATGATCGTCGGTTGTCTGCCCGTCTGGAACGAAAAGATCCTTTTATGCAAGAGGGCCATCGAGCCGCGCTACGGCAAGTGGACCATCCCCGCCGGCTTCATGGAGCTGGGCGAGCGCGTCGAAGAAGGCGCCATGCGCGAAACGCACGAAGAGGCCAATGCGCGCGTCGAGATTTTGCGACTGCAGACCGTCTACAGCATTCCGCATATCAATCAGGTCTATCTGCTCTTTCTCGCCCGTTTGCTCGATCTGGATTTTCATCCGGGTACCGAAACGCTTGAGACGCGGCTCTTTCTGCATGACGAAATTCCGTGGGATGAGATCGCCTTCTCGGCCGTGCAGTTCTCGCTGCACAGCTATCTCGAAGACGTCGCCCGCCCCGACCAGGCGACGACGCATGTGGGCTTCTTTGACTCGTGTCCGCCCGGCGTCAGTGATCCGACGCGGTCCGATGCGCGAAGATGA
- a CDS encoding zf-TFIIB domain-containing protein has protein sequence MWDYLVRILKAEDVPRRPSTPDVPHAADAPHGVRSSTEGEPQAAAEFEALPHATVEAAYCPLCHVRMRHERWHNAEAYLCPECKGAFLSEAALKELLGAIVDLQGDEKEPLIYTPHGLRKGPAEPHRSDQA, from the coding sequence GTGTGGGATTATCTTGTTAGAATTCTGAAGGCCGAGGATGTGCCGCGAAGACCGTCGACGCCCGACGTTCCGCACGCTGCCGATGCGCCGCATGGCGTGCGCAGCAGCACGGAGGGCGAGCCGCAGGCCGCCGCGGAGTTCGAGGCCCTGCCGCATGCGACGGTTGAGGCGGCCTATTGCCCGCTCTGTCATGTGCGTATGCGCCACGAACGCTGGCATAACGCCGAGGCCTATCTATGTCCGGAGTGTAAAGGCGCCTTTTTAAGCGAGGCGGCGCTGAAAGAGCTGCTTGGCGCCATCGTCGATTTGCAGGGAGACGAAAAAGAACCGCTCATCTACACGCCCCACGGACTGCGCAAAGGCCCGGCCGAGCCGCATCGCTCCGACCAGGCGTGA
- a CDS encoding transglycosylase domain-containing protein — protein MKAYRESVFNPPEGVGLLSRLFFPVLYRRIERLLGTGDRSSGNEMFRALGFVGALIALMIVLITFTLADPVLVWLDEGYEEPTIVYGVDAQGNPVQFAEFYNFNRRLVNLEKDDLEKLPVAAAFIASEDTRFFSHFGVDFVGIIRAVFVNLAAGRIKEGASTITQQAARLRFLDRERSFARKAREASLATLMELKYPKHKLLEIYFNEVPLGHGTLGVEAAAQFFFDKSVRDLSWGEATVLSSLTTRPRDFSPLKYPRRSMEKIRVTFRRLVETGVLTPEQAEKEYNDIIQNYFLVLNRYPDEGSFSRRRNDFPYATEYLRVHALPERFKRDLNRAGYRIYTTLRVDKQAVAEKTMYDWLKQVNRSRVAPRSPFTKFEVFDDRLGEAMPLLSQFFGIAPFKVKMTRAQRDLQMKYLKEASEDLVLLGYLAGESNVVGAFERALTRQTNNPEEKIDYIEGSLISLHPQTGAIEALVGGSGFTPGNQLLRFLSARQPGSSFKPILYAAGLEYTREHPDAAKTLTAATVLEDAPVEFLTEDLSEYEPENYGSGYLGPIRLRKALTLSRNIWAINAYVHLGPSAINPYMEKLLGAPEGSLPREASIALGSQDISPIQMASLYTMFPTGGYKAEPYFIERIESKTGEVLYQSEGPKRQKLMSAETAFIMTSILQDAVNEGTGTGARIPGLPVAGKTGTTNRYSGAWFAGFIPDNVTVVQFAYDFNKSMGSGASGGSMSAPPWRQYMERTYNRKVARSYELPAGIVRAKVCEASGQKPASSCSDTIEEYFISGTEPREICEIHSGGGSDHDHQERPRPPELIPSIDDSGF, from the coding sequence ATGAAGGCCTATCGCGAAAGTGTTTTCAATCCGCCAGAAGGCGTGGGATTGCTTTCCCGCCTTTTCTTTCCCGTTCTCTATCGTCGCATCGAGCGCCTGCTCGGAACGGGCGATCGATCATCGGGCAACGAGATGTTTCGCGCTCTTGGCTTTGTCGGCGCCTTGATCGCCCTGATGATCGTGCTCATCACCTTCACGCTTGCCGATCCCGTTCTGGTCTGGCTCGACGAAGGATACGAAGAGCCGACGATCGTCTATGGCGTCGATGCGCAGGGGAATCCGGTTCAATTTGCAGAGTTTTATAACTTCAATCGTCGTCTCGTCAATCTTGAAAAAGACGATCTTGAAAAGCTGCCCGTGGCAGCGGCCTTTATCGCCTCAGAGGATACGCGCTTCTTCTCTCATTTCGGCGTCGATTTTGTAGGCATCATTCGAGCCGTATTCGTTAACCTCGCAGCCGGGCGCATCAAAGAAGGCGCCTCCACCATCACACAGCAGGCTGCCCGTCTGCGTTTCCTCGATCGGGAGCGCTCGTTTGCGCGAAAGGCTCGCGAGGCTTCTCTGGCCACGTTGATGGAACTCAAGTATCCGAAGCATAAACTGCTCGAGATCTACTTTAACGAGGTTCCGCTCGGGCATGGAACGCTCGGCGTCGAGGCCGCCGCTCAGTTTTTTTTCGATAAATCCGTGCGCGATCTGAGCTGGGGCGAGGCGACGGTGCTTTCGTCGCTGACGACGCGTCCGCGCGATTTCAGTCCGCTGAAATATCCGCGCAGGTCGATGGAGAAGATCCGCGTGACATTCCGGCGTCTTGTAGAGACGGGCGTGCTCACGCCCGAGCAGGCAGAGAAAGAATACAACGACATCATCCAGAACTATTTCCTCGTTCTCAATCGTTATCCAGACGAAGGCTCCTTTTCAAGAAGGCGTAACGATTTTCCCTACGCCACCGAATATCTACGTGTGCATGCGCTTCCCGAGCGATTCAAGCGGGACCTGAACCGCGCCGGATACCGCATCTATACGACGCTGCGCGTCGACAAGCAGGCCGTAGCCGAGAAGACGATGTATGACTGGCTGAAGCAGGTGAATCGCTCGCGTGTCGCTCCGAGATCGCCTTTCACGAAGTTCGAGGTCTTCGACGATCGACTGGGCGAGGCGATGCCTCTTCTCTCACAGTTCTTTGGAATCGCTCCGTTCAAAGTGAAGATGACAAGGGCGCAGCGCGACTTGCAGATGAAGTATCTGAAAGAGGCAAGCGAAGACCTTGTGTTGCTCGGCTATCTGGCCGGCGAATCAAACGTCGTCGGCGCCTTTGAGCGTGCGCTTACGCGACAGACGAATAACCCCGAGGAGAAGATCGACTATATCGAAGGCTCGCTAATAAGCCTTCATCCGCAAACGGGCGCCATCGAAGCGCTTGTCGGCGGCTCGGGCTTCACGCCCGGCAACCAGCTTTTGCGATTCCTGTCGGCCCGTCAGCCGGGCAGCTCCTTCAAACCCATCCTCTATGCCGCCGGCCTTGAGTACACGCGAGAGCATCCCGATGCAGCAAAGACGCTGACGGCGGCCACCGTTCTCGAAGATGCCCCTGTCGAATTCCTGACCGAAGATCTATCGGAGTATGAACCGGAGAACTACGGAAGCGGCTATCTCGGTCCAATCCGTCTGCGTAAGGCGCTTACGCTTTCGCGCAACATCTGGGCCATCAACGCCTACGTGCATCTCGGTCCTTCGGCCATCAATCCGTATATGGAAAAGCTGCTCGGCGCTCCCGAGGGATCGCTTCCGCGTGAGGCGTCGATCGCTCTTGGTTCACAGGATATCTCGCCGATACAGATGGCCTCTCTTTATACGATGTTCCCGACGGGAGGCTACAAGGCCGAGCCTTATTTTATCGAGCGCATCGAATCGAAGACCGGCGAGGTGCTCTATCAGAGTGAGGGCCCGAAACGCCAGAAGCTCATGTCAGCCGAGACGGCCTTTATCATGACGTCGATTCTGCAAGATGCGGTTAACGAAGGGACGGGAACGGGAGCGCGCATCCCCGGTCTGCCCGTCGCCGGGAAAACAGGCACGACGAACCGTTATTCGGGCGCCTGGTTCGCCGGGTTTATTCCCGACAACGTCACCGTCGTGCAGTTCGCCTACGACTTCAATAAAAGCATGGGATCGGGCGCAAGCGGCGGATCTATGTCCGCTCCGCCCTGGCGTCAGTATATGGAGCGTACGTATAACCGCAAGGTCGCTCGCTCATATGAATTACCCGCAGGCATCGTTCGTGCTAAGGTATGCGAGGCCTCGGGACAGAAGCCGGCCTCAAGCTGCTCTGACACGATCGAAGAGTATTTCATCTCGGGCACGGAGCCACGTGAGATCTGTGAGATCCATTCAGGCGGCGGCTCGGACCATGATCATCAGGAACGTCCGCGTCCGCCCGAGCTCATTCCGTCCATCGACGATTCAGGATTCTGA
- a CDS encoding oligosaccharide flippase family protein produces the protein MIAAIERLVPRKVLRAGGLFFSRSYHSLSSLIFSFLVGRMLTVEEHGLYGQYFARIIVFQAILEAGLQYSIIRYLAPAAAANDRQEAAEIIRASLKLKLYAWLIVCVALLYWLIEGFLPFRSGLFPDVRAPDHIVQGSYVVLSALGLSFFSYFDSLLVSFRRYRSLTFWIPTTGTLRIVLLFALYFLNDGTLRIDDVLYAFMAGAFLAWPFYFRSFDASLLFAPVRKERVRAWIDRLMHFNRWIVLASFFSILSDWMEVLLLQEQTDAALYNAARMPMQGFLILLATMQSILLPKFTTFTTKDEYFSFFKKMYAFIAPALVLLLPGFWLFAWFIPVWFGDEYTGSVALFFIIYPGFMLRLLFAPLGTALFALDQPRIIGIEAGLRMLGGIVINSILIPLYGAKGAAISSVLSQFPGWIFLVYCYLHYYRRGSFPSALTGRDSA, from the coding sequence ATGATTGCGGCGATTGAAAGGCTTGTTCCGCGCAAGGTGCTCCGCGCCGGAGGACTGTTCTTCTCGCGTTCCTATCATTCTCTTTCTTCGCTGATCTTCTCCTTCCTTGTCGGCCGGATGTTAACCGTCGAGGAGCATGGGCTTTACGGTCAGTATTTCGCTCGCATCATCGTCTTTCAGGCGATTCTGGAAGCAGGGTTGCAGTATTCCATTATAAGATATCTGGCGCCGGCGGCCGCTGCAAACGACAGGCAGGAGGCGGCTGAGATCATCAGGGCCTCGCTCAAGTTGAAGCTATATGCCTGGCTTATCGTCTGCGTCGCACTCTTATACTGGCTGATCGAAGGCTTTCTACCGTTTCGCAGCGGGCTTTTTCCCGACGTCAGAGCGCCCGACCACATCGTGCAGGGTTCGTATGTCGTGCTTTCGGCGCTTGGCCTTTCTTTCTTTTCGTATTTCGATTCGCTTCTCGTCTCGTTTCGCCGTTACCGATCGTTAACCTTCTGGATTCCGACGACGGGCACGCTTCGCATCGTTCTTCTGTTCGCCCTGTATTTTCTGAACGACGGAACGCTTCGTATCGACGACGTCCTCTATGCCTTCATGGCCGGAGCGTTTCTTGCCTGGCCGTTTTATTTTCGCAGCTTTGACGCCTCGCTCTTATTCGCTCCCGTACGCAAGGAGCGTGTGCGGGCGTGGATCGATCGATTGATGCACTTCAATCGCTGGATTGTGCTCGCCTCGTTCTTCTCGATTCTCTCGGACTGGATGGAGGTGCTGCTCTTACAGGAGCAGACCGATGCCGCTCTGTATAACGCCGCCCGCATGCCGATGCAGGGATTCCTGATCCTTCTGGCGACGATGCAGTCCATTCTTCTTCCGAAGTTCACCACGTTTACGACGAAGGACGAATACTTCTCGTTTTTCAAGAAGATGTACGCCTTCATTGCTCCGGCGCTCGTCCTTCTTCTTCCTGGATTCTGGCTCTTTGCATGGTTCATTCCCGTCTGGTTCGGCGACGAATACACGGGCTCCGTTGCGCTATTTTTTATTATTTATCCTGGCTTTATGCTGCGTCTGTTATTCGCTCCGCTCGGCACCGCCCTCTTCGCCCTCGATCAGCCGCGTATCATCGGCATCGAAGCGGGCCTTCGTATGCTGGGCGGCATCGTCATCAATTCGATTCTGATTCCGCTGTACGGAGCGAAGGGAGCGGCCATTTCATCGGTGCTCTCGCAGTTTCCGGGATGGATCTTTCTTGTTTACTGCTATCTGCACTATTACAGACGTGGTAGTTTCCCGTCGGCCCTGACCGGAAGAGACAGCGCATGA
- a CDS encoding fructose-bisphosphatase class II, with protein MNSSSNSLSRSSSMKGMHEIAHRFLGVTDLVAREVIQYSGKNDRHLADYHAVEVMRDALNNLPYRTEILIGEGEKDEAPMLYAGEKLGMPVETTEPFCAVVDPLECTTNFARGLPDSMSVLMVARKGTIVPVPGTYMEQILLPKEVEDISGISLDMKPSELLPIVADALESHVSEITVVVQDRPRHQELIEQIREMGAGVALIESGSISAAAEIIRRKEGRYTMMWGTFGAPEGLIISFMAKASGFQFLGRVQPHNEKTELEAEKYGILGRTLSRDEWVEQDAILLISGIHSSVWLDGVRRIKIRNPKNRMLDMDVQRWRHLVSTVVWTMNSVEIVEQENGDLRSSRPFFA; from the coding sequence ATGAATTCGTCGTCAAATTCGCTATCAAGGTCGTCTTCTATGAAAGGCATGCATGAAATCGCCCACCGCTTTCTGGGCGTTACCGATCTCGTCGCTCGCGAGGTTATACAGTATTCGGGGAAGAACGACCGCCATCTTGCCGACTACCATGCCGTCGAGGTTATGCGCGACGCTCTGAATAATCTACCCTACCGAACGGAGATCCTGATCGGCGAGGGTGAGAAGGACGAAGCTCCGATGCTCTATGCCGGCGAGAAGCTCGGCATGCCCGTTGAAACGACCGAACCCTTCTGTGCCGTCGTCGATCCTCTGGAATGCACGACGAATTTCGCCCGCGGGCTTCCCGATTCGATGAGCGTTCTTATGGTGGCGCGCAAAGGGACGATTGTTCCCGTTCCGGGCACTTATATGGAGCAGATCCTTCTTCCTAAAGAAGTGGAAGACATATCGGGCATCTCGCTTGATATGAAGCCGTCTGAACTGCTGCCGATCGTCGCCGATGCCCTTGAATCGCACGTATCTGAGATCACCGTCGTCGTTCAGGATCGTCCGCGTCATCAGGAGCTGATCGAACAGATTCGCGAAATGGGAGCAGGAGTGGCCCTGATCGAATCGGGCAGCATCTCTGCCGCCGCCGAGATCATCCGTCGCAAAGAAGGGCGTTATACGATGATGTGGGGAACGTTCGGCGCTCCCGAAGGTCTTATCATTTCGTTTATGGCGAAGGCGTCGGGCTTCCAGTTCCTCGGCAGAGTGCAGCCGCATAACGAAAAGACCGAGCTGGAGGCCGAGAAATACGGCATCCTCGGCCGCACACTCTCTCGGGATGAATGGGTGGAGCAGGATGCCATACTCCTGATTTCGGGCATCCATTCATCGGTCTGGCTGGACGGCGTTCGCCGCATCAAGATACGGAATCCGAAGAATCGTATGCTGGATATGGACGTGCAGCGCTGGAGACATCTCGTATCGACGGTCGTCTGGACGATGAACTCCGTCGAAATCGTCGAGCAGGAGAACGGAGATCTGCGCAGCAGCCGTCCGTTCTTTGCATGA
- a CDS encoding lysophospholipid acyltransferase family protein, which produces MNQESGLGVEYLEEENPERLFALPYDTIREGLKLVMEQTMRLRITGEENIPETGGAIIVCNHTDYLDVPIQAVSSPRKLHFLGKAELFEPEKELKEFLDSLPFAEGPLSAIFRPLIEGIASLYGIVHREALKQLGGIPVDRDHRGPTARETLKYFQELEEFLIGLLKQGEVLSIFPEGTRSRTGIMGPFKPMTAGLAVKAGVPIIPCGINGAFRLSTPGALLSGELFRREIFFNVGSAIHPEQYPQEDPKRAARMITEDLEKQVFALSQHAERRKEGRLKTEPS; this is translated from the coding sequence ATGAATCAAGAATCCGGTCTCGGCGTGGAATACCTCGAAGAAGAGAATCCCGAACGACTCTTTGCCCTGCCCTATGATACGATCCGTGAGGGATTGAAGCTCGTCATGGAGCAGACGATGCGCCTGCGCATCACCGGCGAAGAGAATATTCCCGAAACCGGCGGAGCGATCATCGTCTGCAATCATACGGATTATCTTGATGTGCCCATCCAGGCCGTTTCATCTCCTCGCAAGCTCCATTTTCTCGGGAAGGCCGAACTCTTTGAACCCGAGAAAGAATTGAAAGAATTTCTTGACAGCCTTCCTTTTGCCGAAGGCCCGCTTTCGGCGATCTTCAGGCCTCTAATCGAAGGCATCGCCAGTCTGTATGGCATCGTGCATCGCGAGGCTCTGAAACAGCTCGGCGGCATTCCCGTCGATCGAGATCATCGCGGGCCGACGGCACGAGAGACCCTGAAGTACTTTCAAGAGCTCGAAGAGTTTCTCATCGGCCTTCTCAAGCAGGGCGAGGTCCTTTCTATTTTCCCCGAAGGCACGCGTAGCCGCACCGGCATCATGGGTCCGTTCAAGCCTATGACGGCGGGTCTTGCCGTTAAGGCCGGCGTTCCGATCATCCCCTGCGGCATCAACGGCGCCTTTCGTCTCTCCACACCGGGCGCCCTTCTTTCCGGAGAGCTCTTTCGCCGTGAGATCTTTTTCAACGTCGGATCAGCCATCCACCCCGAGCAGTATCCTCAAGAAGACCCGAAACGGGCCGCGCGCATGATCACCGAAGATCTCGAGAAACAGGTCTTCGCCCTGAGCCAGCATGCGGAGCGACGTAAAGAAGGACGCCTGAAAACGGAGCCATCTTGA
- a CDS encoding U32 family peptidase translates to MSGRLPELLAPVADLAMARAAIAGHADAIYVGFPEFNARGRSALLTATELDEIITLCHRHGLHVYIALNVLIFEHEFDTLVGPLTEVLQLRPDAFILQDVAIARWLAELGVRIHASTQMTIADADSLAFYSQLPFARFVLAREMSLDRIKQASEKAKELRREIECFVQGALCVSYSGQCLTSESFGGGSANRGRCAQSCRFLYDVVVDGKTVARNQYAVSARDLNAAPVLDALIDAGVDCFKIEGRLKEPQYVTASLLYHRNRMQGQRRDDTSTVLTPDLAFSRRSFPGWISGVNHQELVDAQIQSHVGEFIGPVVQIGRDAIVVQTGSDNSSASNSQNDIIPGDGIAIVNADGSRTGASVMQRDRDGDLMTLKFRRGASLQSITEGSRVFRNHSVQFERHARSLLSRDLPAVPVDVSAVAQIGQPLSVTFTTGDGCSVTVQSDAPCVRAEKSPLSEERLKAELGALSGTAYTLRTFRLHADAPVFLHQREWKKCRREAVERLDLIRSAHAPITEVDVANALSRIRERSATAHTGPYAAHAIDQQGQVISAAPSAKGATAGRLHLLVRDPDHVILLNASEVASVTLDFEYGRHLQKSLDILKEKGIRTGIATYRVMADGEDLKLIEKHRPDVVLVRNAGALHRLKGYPAELIGDFGLNVANSISADFFLDQAGLQRIVPSLDLNAEELLQMIENVDYSRIEIILHQRIASFHMEYCLYAKYLSNGSDYRSCGIPCHSHRLSLRDPEGELHPVYTDFACRNTMYRSKPQSMAGHLQTLIKKGVQDFRIDLLDESKEALRHLLDRYTSALAHPETGRSLIREEGWSEGQLRRNERSIKHRKAARR, encoded by the coding sequence GTGTCCGGTCGCCTTCCTGAACTTCTCGCTCCCGTCGCAGACCTCGCCATGGCCAGGGCTGCCATTGCCGGCCATGCCGATGCCATCTACGTAGGCTTCCCGGAATTCAACGCCCGGGGGCGATCCGCGCTGCTGACTGCGACAGAGCTGGACGAGATCATCACGCTCTGCCACCGTCACGGCCTGCATGTATATATTGCGCTGAACGTTCTTATCTTCGAGCACGAGTTCGATACGCTGGTCGGTCCGCTGACCGAGGTTCTTCAACTGCGTCCTGATGCCTTCATCCTGCAGGATGTTGCGATTGCGCGCTGGCTTGCCGAACTCGGCGTGCGTATTCATGCCTCAACGCAGATGACGATCGCCGACGCCGATTCGCTTGCCTTTTATTCGCAGCTCCCCTTCGCCCGGTTCGTGCTTGCTCGCGAAATGTCGCTCGATCGCATCAAACAGGCATCAGAAAAAGCGAAAGAGCTGCGGCGGGAGATCGAATGCTTTGTTCAGGGAGCGCTCTGCGTTTCCTATTCGGGGCAATGTCTCACGTCAGAATCGTTCGGCGGAGGATCGGCAAACCGCGGACGCTGCGCGCAGAGCTGTCGCTTTCTTTACGACGTCGTTGTCGACGGAAAGACCGTCGCCCGCAATCAATATGCCGTCTCGGCCCGCGACCTGAACGCCGCTCCTGTTCTCGACGCTCTGATCGACGCCGGCGTCGACTGTTTTAAGATCGAAGGACGCCTGAAAGAGCCGCAGTATGTTACGGCCTCCCTTCTCTATCATCGGAACCGAATGCAAGGCCAGCGACGCGACGATACTTCGACTGTACTGACTCCCGATCTTGCCTTTTCGCGACGCTCTTTTCCCGGATGGATCAGCGGCGTTAACCATCAAGAGCTTGTCGATGCGCAGATTCAATCGCATGTGGGCGAATTCATCGGTCCGGTCGTGCAGATCGGTCGTGACGCTATCGTCGTGCAAACAGGAAGCGACAACTCATCGGCAAGCAATTCTCAGAACGATATCATTCCCGGCGACGGCATCGCCATCGTAAACGCCGACGGTTCACGTACCGGAGCATCGGTGATGCAGAGAGACCGGGACGGCGATCTGATGACATTGAAATTTCGAAGAGGCGCTTCTCTGCAATCAATCACCGAAGGCAGTCGCGTCTTTCGAAATCATTCCGTGCAGTTCGAAAGGCATGCCCGCTCTCTTCTCAGCCGAGATCTTCCTGCCGTTCCCGTCGACGTCTCAGCCGTCGCACAGATCGGCCAGCCCCTGAGCGTCACCTTCACCACCGGTGACGGATGCAGCGTTACCGTTCAAAGCGACGCACCCTGCGTAAGGGCCGAGAAATCGCCTCTTTCAGAGGAACGACTCAAAGCAGAGTTAGGCGCTCTTTCGGGAACCGCCTACACCCTGCGAACGTTCCGCCTGCACGCAGATGCGCCCGTATTCCTGCATCAGCGGGAGTGGAAGAAATGCCGGCGGGAGGCCGTCGAGAGATTAGACCTTATTCGATCAGCTCACGCGCCGATAACCGAAGTCGACGTAGCGAATGCCCTGAGTCGCATTCGAGAACGCTCTGCGACAGCGCATACCGGCCCGTATGCCGCACATGCAATAGATCAACAGGGACAGGTAATCTCGGCGGCACCCTCCGCGAAAGGCGCCACCGCTGGCAGGCTTCATCTGCTTGTTCGCGATCCCGATCACGTAATTCTACTGAATGCAAGCGAGGTGGCATCGGTTACGCTCGATTTCGAGTACGGACGCCATTTACAGAAGAGCCTCGACATTCTGAAAGAGAAAGGCATTCGCACAGGCATCGCCACCTATCGTGTGATGGCCGACGGCGAGGATCTGAAGTTGATCGAAAAGCACCGCCCCGACGTCGTTCTCGTCCGTAACGCCGGCGCCCTGCACCGCCTGAAAGGTTATCCAGCAGAGCTTATCGGAGACTTCGGTCTGAACGTCGCAAATTCGATCTCGGCTGATTTCTTTCTGGATCAGGCCGGTCTGCAACGCATCGTTCCTTCTCTGGATCTGAACGCCGAAGAGCTTCTTCAGATGATCGAGAATGTCGACTACAGTCGCATCGAGATCATACTGCATCAACGCATCGCATCTTTTCACATGGAGTACTGTCTTTATGCGAAGTATCTGAGCAACGGCTCGGACTATCGCAGCTGCGGCATTCCCTGTCATTCTCACCGACTATCGCTCCGTGATCCGGAAGGAGAGCTTCATCCGGTTTATACGGATTTTGCCTGCCGCAATACGATGTATCGCTCAAAGCCGCAGAGTATGGCAGGTCATCTGCAAACTCTGATAAAAAAAGGAGTTCAAGATTTTCGCATCGATCTACTTGATGAGTCAAAAGAAGCGCTGCGCCATCTGCTTGACCGTTATACATCTGCACTTGCACATCCCGAAACGGGCCGCTCCCTGATTCGGGAAGAAGGCTGGAGCGAAGGCCAGCTGCGTCGTAACGAACGCAGCATCAAGCATCGCAAAGCGGCCAGGCGCTAA